A stretch of the Streptomyces sp. NBC_00078 genome encodes the following:
- a CDS encoding DUF4184 family protein, producing MPFTLSHAAAVLPAVRADGTGRGRLIPAVLVAGSFAPDMTYYAASAVSGAMEFGDVTHSFPGVFTVDVLVAWALVGLWLLLREPLVALLPRAWQPRPAALLHCGAPRARVRPSLVARWYASAALGALTHVVWDAFTHLDRWGMRLFPALGHKVDGFPLYWYLQYGGSAVAAGVIAVWAGWALRRQPTGAASATGPVSMGRAGDGPTSRQETAGASSAAAGTVGAGRAGDGPASRRETAGLASATGPVSTGRAGDGPTSRQETAGASSAAGPLSAGRAGDGPTGVALLSGRAGAGPTGVAWLSLRDRWWAGAVIGGCAVAGAVQRATRWWAYWGSTAKPWELIPAVCFGAGAGLVLGLLLYAVGVRVWRRPAPDAADPEPVSAA from the coding sequence TTGCCGTTCACGCTGAGCCATGCGGCCGCCGTCCTTCCCGCGGTGCGCGCCGACGGGACCGGTCGAGGTCGGCTGATTCCGGCCGTACTCGTGGCCGGCTCCTTCGCGCCGGATATGACCTATTACGCAGCGAGTGCGGTGTCCGGGGCGATGGAGTTCGGGGACGTCACGCACTCCTTTCCCGGCGTCTTCACGGTCGATGTGCTGGTGGCCTGGGCGCTGGTCGGGCTGTGGCTGCTGCTGCGCGAGCCGCTGGTGGCGCTGCTGCCACGGGCCTGGCAACCGCGGCCGGCCGCCCTGCTGCACTGTGGGGCGCCACGCGCGCGCGTCCGGCCGTCCCTGGTGGCCCGGTGGTACGCCTCCGCCGCGCTCGGCGCCCTGACTCACGTCGTGTGGGACGCGTTCACCCACCTCGACCGCTGGGGCATGCGGCTCTTCCCCGCCCTGGGACACAAGGTAGACGGCTTCCCGTTGTACTGGTACCTGCAGTACGGCGGCTCGGCCGTGGCTGCGGGCGTGATCGCCGTATGGGCGGGGTGGGCGTTGCGGCGCCAGCCGACGGGGGCGGCCTCCGCCACCGGGCCGGTGAGCATGGGACGTGCCGGGGACGGGCCCACGTCGCGTCAGGAGACGGCCGGGGCGTCCTCCGCCGCCGCCGGGACGGTGGGCGCGGGACGTGCCGGGGACGGGCCCGCGTCGCGTCGGGAGACGGCCGGACTCGCCTCCGCCACCGGGCCGGTGAGCACGGGGCGTGCCGGGGACGGGCCCACGTCGCGTCAGGAGACGGCCGGGGCGTCCTCCGCCGCCGGGCCGTTGAGCGCGGGACGTGCCGGGGACGGGCCGACGGGTGTCGCCTTGCTTTCGGGGCGGGCAGGTGCCGGGCCGACGGGTGTCGCCTGGTTGTCGCTACGGGACCGGTGGTGGGCCGGTGCCGTGATCGGCGGGTGTGCGGTGGCGGGGGCCGTGCAGCGCGCGACCCGGTGGTGGGCGTACTGGGGCTCGACCGCGAAGCCGTGGGAACTCATCCCGGCGGTTTGCTTCGGAGCGGGCGCGGGGCTCGTGCTGGGTCTGCTGCTGTACGCGGTGGGAGTCAGGGTGTGGCGCCGGCCCGCGCCCGACGCCGCGGACCCGGAGCCGGTATCCGCCGCCTGA
- the polA gene encoding DNA polymerase I, whose product MAETASKKTEKTSGGKRPRLMLMDGHSLAYRAFFALPAENFTTATGQPTNAIYGFASMLANTLRDEEPTHFAVAFDVSRKTWRSEEFTEYKANRSKTPDEFKGQVELIGELLDAMHASRFAVDGYEADDIIATLATQAEAEGFEVLIVTGDRDSFQLVSEHTTVLYPTKGVSELTRFTPEKVFEKYGLTPAQYPDFAALRGDPSDNLPGIPGVGEKTAAKWINQFGSFAELVERVEEVKGKAGQNLRDHLEAVQLNRRLTEMVRTVELPKAVTDLERVAYDRTALAMILDTLEIRNPSLRERLLAVDPGGEEAEATPVAPGVELDGTVLATGELAGWLAEHGTQTLGVATVDAWALGAGSVAEVALAAAGGPAAWFDPSQLDEADEKAWLAWLAAEDRPKVLHNAKGAMRVFTEHGWSIAGVFMDTALAAYLVKPGRRSFDLDALSLEYLGRELAPAAAADGQLAFGSDDGAEAEALMVQARAILDLGEAFRGRLEEVGAADLLRDMELPTSILLARMERHGIAADRAHLEAMEQMFAGAVQQAVKEAHAAAGHEFNLGSPKQLQEVLFGELGLPKTKKTKTGYTTDADALAWLATQTDNELPVVMLRHREQAKLRVTVEGLIKTIAADGRIHTTFNQTVAATGRLSSTDPNLQNIPVRTDEGRAIRRGFVVGEGFESLMTADYSQIELRVMAHLSEDEGLIEAFTSGEDLHTTAASQVFGVEPAGVDAEMRRKIKAMSYGLAYGLSAFGLSQQLNIEAAEARGLMDAYFERFGGVRDYLRRAVDEARATGYTATLFGRRRYLPDLNSDNRQRREAAERMALNAPIQGTAADIVKIAMLKVDDALRAADLTSRMLLQVHDEVVLEIAPGERAKAEEIVRREMADAVHLTVPLGVSVGVGTDWESAAH is encoded by the coding sequence GTGGCAGAGACAGCATCGAAGAAGACCGAGAAGACATCCGGCGGCAAGCGGCCCCGCCTCATGCTCATGGACGGGCACTCACTGGCCTACCGCGCGTTCTTCGCGCTGCCCGCGGAGAACTTCACGACCGCGACGGGCCAGCCGACGAACGCGATCTACGGCTTCGCGTCGATGCTCGCCAACACCCTGCGTGACGAGGAGCCCACACACTTCGCCGTGGCCTTCGACGTCTCCCGCAAGACCTGGCGCTCCGAGGAGTTCACGGAATACAAGGCGAACCGTTCCAAGACCCCGGACGAGTTCAAGGGCCAGGTCGAGCTGATCGGCGAGCTGCTCGACGCGATGCACGCGTCACGCTTCGCGGTCGACGGCTACGAGGCGGACGACATCATCGCCACCCTCGCCACCCAGGCCGAGGCCGAGGGCTTCGAGGTGCTGATCGTCACCGGCGACCGCGACTCCTTCCAGCTGGTCAGCGAGCACACGACGGTGCTGTATCCGACCAAGGGCGTCTCCGAACTGACCCGGTTCACCCCGGAGAAGGTCTTCGAGAAGTACGGGCTGACACCCGCGCAGTACCCCGACTTCGCCGCCCTGCGCGGTGACCCGTCCGACAACCTGCCGGGCATCCCCGGCGTCGGCGAGAAGACGGCCGCGAAGTGGATCAACCAGTTCGGTTCGTTCGCGGAGCTGGTCGAGCGCGTCGAGGAGGTCAAGGGCAAGGCCGGGCAGAACCTGCGCGACCACCTGGAGGCCGTCCAGCTCAACCGCCGCCTCACCGAGATGGTGCGTACGGTCGAGCTGCCCAAGGCGGTCACCGACCTGGAGCGCGTCGCCTACGACCGCACGGCCCTCGCGATGATCCTGGACACCCTGGAGATCAGGAACCCCTCGCTGCGCGAGCGGCTGCTCGCCGTGGACCCGGGCGGCGAGGAGGCCGAGGCGACGCCGGTGGCCCCCGGGGTGGAGCTGGACGGGACGGTGCTGGCCACGGGCGAGCTGGCCGGCTGGCTCGCCGAGCACGGCACGCAGACGCTCGGCGTGGCCACGGTCGACGCATGGGCGCTGGGCGCCGGCTCGGTCGCCGAGGTCGCGCTCGCCGCCGCCGGGGGACCGGCCGCCTGGTTCGACCCGTCCCAGCTGGACGAGGCCGACGAGAAGGCGTGGCTGGCCTGGCTGGCCGCCGAGGACCGCCCCAAGGTGCTGCACAACGCCAAGGGCGCCATGCGCGTGTTCACCGAGCACGGCTGGAGCATCGCCGGTGTCTTCATGGACACCGCGCTGGCCGCCTACCTGGTCAAGCCGGGCCGTCGCTCCTTCGACCTGGACGCGCTGTCCCTGGAGTACCTGGGCCGTGAGCTGGCTCCCGCCGCCGCGGCCGACGGCCAGCTCGCCTTCGGTTCCGACGACGGTGCCGAGGCCGAGGCGCTCATGGTGCAGGCCCGCGCGATCCTCGACCTCGGGGAAGCGTTCCGGGGCCGTCTTGAGGAGGTCGGTGCCGCGGACCTGCTGCGCGACATGGAGCTGCCCACCTCCATCCTGCTGGCCCGCATGGAGCGGCACGGCATCGCGGCCGACCGGGCCCACCTGGAGGCCATGGAGCAGATGTTCGCCGGCGCCGTCCAGCAGGCGGTGAAGGAGGCGCACGCGGCCGCGGGGCACGAGTTCAACCTCGGCTCGCCCAAGCAGCTGCAGGAGGTCCTCTTCGGCGAGCTCGGCCTGCCCAAGACGAAGAAGACCAAGACCGGCTACACCACGGATGCCGACGCCCTGGCCTGGCTCGCCACCCAGACGGACAACGAACTGCCGGTCGTCATGCTCCGCCACCGCGAGCAGGCGAAGCTGCGGGTCACCGTCGAGGGCCTGATCAAGACGATCGCCGCCGACGGCCGTATCCACACCACCTTCAACCAGACGGTCGCCGCGACCGGCCGCCTGTCGTCCACGGACCCGAACCTGCAGAACATCCCGGTCCGCACGGACGAGGGCCGCGCGATCCGCCGGGGCTTCGTGGTCGGCGAGGGCTTCGAGTCGCTGATGACCGCCGACTACAGCCAGATCGAACTGCGCGTGATGGCCCACCTCTCCGAGGACGAGGGCCTGATCGAGGCGTTCACCTCCGGCGAGGACCTGCACACCACCGCGGCCTCCCAGGTGTTCGGCGTCGAGCCCGCCGGGGTGGACGCGGAGATGCGACGCAAGATCAAGGCCATGTCGTACGGCCTGGCGTACGGGCTGTCGGCGTTCGGACTGTCCCAGCAGCTGAACATCGAGGCGGCGGAGGCGCGCGGCCTGATGGACGCGTACTTCGAGCGCTTCGGCGGTGTCCGCGACTACCTCCGCCGGGCCGTCGACGAGGCGCGGGCAACGGGCTACACGGCGACGCTCTTCGGCCGCCGCCGTTACCTCCCCGACCTCAACAGCGACAACCGCCAGCGCCGCGAGGCCGCCGAGCGCATGGCTCTCAACGCGCCCATCCAGGGCACCGCGGCGGACATCGTCAAGATCGCCATGCTCAAGGTGGACGACGCGCTGAGGGCGGCGGACCTCACCTCCCGCATGCTCCTCCAGGTCCACGACGAAGTCGTCTTGGAGATCGCCCCCGGGGAGCGCGCGAAGGCGGAGGAGATCGTCCGCCGCGAAATGGCCGACGCCGTTCACCTGACAGTGCCGCTGGGCGTCTCGGTGGGCGTGGGGACGGACTGGGAGTCGGCGGCGCACTAG